The Elaeis guineensis isolate ETL-2024a chromosome 13, EG11, whole genome shotgun sequence genome includes a region encoding these proteins:
- the LOC105056024 gene encoding putative pentatricopeptide repeat-containing protein At3g25970, translating into MFGSYAVKVFPTAATMKLAISTPSYSLIASAIKSSIAQNSLPVGKSLHAHIIKIGSLHETVLCNHLLNLYSKSHQPDDARKLFEEMPERNLISYSTLISSNSRSGDPNLALHLMAELHKLAFEPNQFVFSSSIAACSKLKYLSSGEQMHAQVIVSGFGSDSFVSTTLIDMYSKLGYPELAVSVFRRRLVGDPVMLNSMISGYVSFGAYEDALRLFGEARRDFDFKPTEFSFGSLIKACSESERDIGEQIHGFIVKTGFDSNCFVGTSLIDMYGRFGDIESLETVFKNIMSADTAVYNAMIGGYSKNELDGIALQYFSELRLESFEPNECTLSGALKSCGGLKSFDLGRTIHGIVEKSRFQQNLVVNTALIDMYMKCGMVAEGCEVFDCMRERNTISYNSLISGHGQNGNFSEAIALFVEMNRQHLDMDLATFVALMPSCCGHEWSLYVHVVKHGFGSDLMVKNALLDGLLKKGAAEEAIEFFGKMKERNVISWTTIISGLTQLGLHSDAIELFKTMCSTEVYPNSFTFSSILKACGHLTGLDQGRCIHGCSIKHGIMDEFTNSAMLDMYARCGALEDGRRLFDELMNKDIVFWNTMISGYAYHGHGHEALDLYAKMEKHNIDPNHVTFVSLLSACSHCGLVENGVQLFDKMASMYGIVPCMEHYGCMVDLFGRAGMLDRARLFIENMPFEADASVWTVFLGACKVHGNVELARLARDHVMGMQGEESPTLVLMSNMYSEVGKWDDAENARRRMRVGLRKEPGLSWVRTTEEPLCSNGAI; encoded by the coding sequence ATGTTTGGTAGTTATGCTGTTAAGGTTTTCCCAACTGCTGCTACCATGAAGCTCGCGATCTCCACCCCCTCCTATTCTTTGATAGCATCCGCCATTAAATCTTCGATAGCCCAAAATTCTCTACCAGTTGGCAAATCCCTCCATGCTCATATCATCAAGATTGGATCTTTACATGAGACTGTTCTCTGTAACCATCTCCTTAACCTTTACTCTAAATCCCACCAACCGGACGATGCCCGCAAGCTCTTCGAAGAAATGCCCGAAAGAAACCTGATCTCTTATTCCACCTTAATATCTTCCAATTCTAGATCTGGTGATCCCAATCTTGCCTTGCATCTGATGGCTGAGTTGCATAAATTAGCCTTTGAGCCCAACCAGTTCGTGTTCTCTAGCTCAATTGCAGCTTGTTCCAAGTTGAAATATTTGAGCTCGGGGGAGCAAATGCATGCCCAAGTGATTGTCTCTGGTTTTGGATCAGACTCTTTCGTGAGCACAACTCTAATCGACATGTACTCAAAGCTTGGTTATCCAGAGTTGGCTGTTTCAGTTTTCAGGCGGCGCCTAGTTGGCGATCCAGTCATGCTTAATTCTATGATTTCCGGTTATGTGAGCTTTGGTGCCTATGAGGATGCTCTACGGCTCTTTGGAGAAGCAAGGCGGGATTTTGATTTCAAGCCAACAGAATTCAGTTTCGGTAGCTTGATTAAGGCCTGCTCAGAATCGGAAAGGGATATTGGGGAGCAAATTCATGGTTTTATAGTGAAGACTGGATTTGATTCTAATTGTTTTGTTGGAACCTCTCTCATTGATATGTATGGTAGGTTCGGAGATATAGAAAGCTTGGAAACAGTTTTCAAGAACATCATGTCTGCTGATACTGCTGTATACAATGCCATGATTGGTGGATATTCGAAAAATGAGCTAGATGGGATTGCACTGCAATATTTCTCTGAGCTGAGGTTGGAAAGCTTCGAACCAAATGAGTGCACATTATCTGGTGCTCTTAAATCCTGTGGTGGTTTGAAGTCTTTTGACTTGGGAAGGACAATTCATGGGATTGTGGAGAAGTCCAGGTTTCAGCAAAATTTGGTAGTTAACACTGCTTTGATTGATATGTACATGAAATGTGGTATGGTGGCAGAAGGTTGTGAAGTTTTTGATTGCATGCGGGAAAGAAATACCATCTCGTACAATTCATTAATTTCTGGGCATGGGCAAAATGGAAATTTTAGTGAGGCTATTGCCCTGTTTGTTGAGATGAACCGCCAACATCTAGACATGGATCTTGCTACCTTTGTTGCTTTGATGCCATCATGCTGCGGACATGAATGGAGCCTCTATGTTCATGTAGTTAAGCATGGTTTTGGGTCAGATTTGATGGTCAAAAATGCACTATTAGATGGTTTACTCAAAAAGGGTGCAGCAGAGGAGGCTATAGAATTTTTCGGTAAGATGAAAGAGAGAAATGTTATCTCATGGACGACAATCATATCAGGACTCACTCAGTTGGGTCTCCATTCCGATGCAATAGAGCTCTTTAAAACAATGTGCTCTACAGAAGTCTATCCTAACAGTTTCACTTTTTCCAGCATCTTAAAGGCTTGTGGTCACCTAACTGGTTTAGACCAAGGAAGATGCATCCATGGATGCAGCATAAAGCATGGGATAATGGATGAATTCACCAACAGTGCTATGTTGGATATGTATGCAAGATGTGGAGCTTTGGAAGATGGCAGAAGGCTGTTTGATGAACTCATGAACAAAGACATAGTCTTTTGGAACACAATGATCTCTGGATATGCCTATCATGGACATGGGCATGAGGCACTGGATCTATATGCTAAGATGGAAAAGCATAATATTGATCCGAACCATGTGACTTTTGTTTCTCTTTTGTCAGCATGTAGCCACTGTGGTCTAGTTGAAAATGGAGTTCAACTCTTTGATAAGATGGCTTCTATGTATGGGATAGTCCCATGCATGGAACACTATGGATGCATGGTTGATCTGTTTGGAAGGGCTGGAATGTTGGATAGGGCAAGACTCTTTATTGAAAACATGCCGTTTGAGGCTGATGCATCCGTGTGGACAGTATTTTTAGGTGCTTGCAAGGTTCATGGTAATGTTGAGCTAGCACGACTTGCTAGGGACCATGTAATGGGAATGCAAGGGGAAGAAAGCCCAACACTTGTCCTCATGTCCAATATGTATTCTGAAGTAGGGAAGTGGGATGATGCAGAAAATGCCAGGAGGAGAATGAGAGTAGGATTGAGAAAGGAACCTGGATTAAGCTGGGTGAGGACTACAGAAGAGCCTCTATGCAGTAATGGTGCTATTTAA